The Serinus canaria isolate serCan28SL12 chromosome 2, serCan2020, whole genome shotgun sequence genomic interval tttttctaaaGTATTATGATTTGCATTAAAGTGCAAAGGACATCTGAAAAGCACGCATGGGATGACACTTGATTTAGTTTTGTTATCTTCCTTCACTGCCTTAAAGAAGCCTCACCAAATACATTGGCTCAGAACAGGAAATCCATACAGCTGTGTTACCTAAAAAACATTCCAAATAAATGTACTCAAAATAAGAAAGTCATCTGTGCTAGTCCCAGTTTATACACAGAAAATATGGTCCCACTCTCAAGCAGGTCACAGGGTGAATAGGTGAAATTCTGAATGCCTAGCAGCAGAACAAACAATGCAGAAACCATTGAAATGAGTATGACCAGAGAGCTGAAAAGTTAAAATCGGTGTACCTTTACTTAAAACTTCAGGTAAACCTCAACACATTGATGTCTCAAGAGGAAAGTTGGCTGCTCAATCAATCTAGGAAGTAATGAAGTAATTTCAATTAGCACTTTTTTAACATCTTTGAtattaaagaatttatttgacATAACACATCTGGCTGCCCTATATAGGTGCATTCCAGTTAAATCCCTAATAAGTCAAATCTGTAGCCATCCTTAAAAAGAAGTTCAAAAAGAGAAGCATCATCTTAACagtttcttcatatttttagaaataggAAAAGGTGAGCTGTTGAGTGACTGTGATTCAAATAAAGTTGTTGATAAACTAACTAAAGGCTTTGAGGGCTTTAGCAGTGATTTCTGTATTGTATTTAAAGTATCCTGAAGTAGAGGAATTGGTTCTAACTGGATTACATAAACTAcagagaaagaaactgaaatcaTGCCAGCCAGAAACCTGCAGTACTCATTTGCCACTGACCTTGGAGTTTATacccagagcctgctgggaTGACGGCATAGCGAGCAAATTCACAAGTTACAAAAGCTTGCCTTTAACATTCCACTGGTTACTTTTTCAGGGATTTCTAGATGCTACCATAGTTACACAACTCTTGTAAGCAATGCAAACAGTTACAAAACAGCACCCATCATAAAGTATGGAGATTTCATGGGATCCTGCTATTTCTGGAGCTTGAAAATGATAGGTTTCATTTGAAGTGTTATGCTAAGCCCACAATAAAGGACTTACATTTGCTCATATAGATAcactcaggggaaaaaaccaaaacaaagagaaaaaaattactctgcTTGTAGCCATCCATAAACCTAGTAAAAGAGTGTATGTACATGTGTCTGAGCAAAGATCAGAAAGACAAAGCTGAATTTCAAGAAGCCACATTTCCCTCAATAGAACCAGATGCTTCTAGTAGGAGTTGACTTGTAGTTATGTGGGGAAAGTCCTGAACTTGTGAATTTAAAGGTCAAGAAACAACTTAAAATACTGTTAAATGTGCTTCAGAAGTTGGTGTGTAGGTCTCTTGATGCCATACTGAAAACCAaaagtaatatatttttcttcctaggGAAAGTGTAAGATAAAGAAGTAGCCCACAGATTATCCACCTACATTTTATTAGAGGTGGGGAGGAGAGTGACACAGAGAGAAATCTCTTAATATATGAGCATGGCTGACTCAGTTAAGCCAAGCCATAACCACAGAGAATTTCTCAATGAAATTGCTGAGTTGAcataaaatttgtatttctctcAGGTATATACAGCAATTATTCCTCAATACAGCATTATTCCtcaataaaaagggaaaaatacaaaatagatatttctttgaagaaaattgGTGCAGTAGTTGAACTAGGCAATGTTCACAATGTTTCCACAGACAAGGATAGAAAAGACTTATTTTCACAGGCAAGGTTCATGTTTGTATGGGTTACTTATTTTCTCATTGTTTACTAAGTAAATAGTATGAATCTACGTGCTGAAAGTCATAAGGGTTTTCTGATAAGTAGCTTCATTTCAGAGGCCTTGATATAAAAATCACAGCTCCCATCATTTTCTGCTTGCTGACACAGACTTCCTAGTGGTAGGCAAAATGGCTTTTCACTCtgcatttctggttttcttaGCTGGCCTGGCACTTTGCACTGAAGCTGCACCATTGGTAAGTGTCTAAGGACTGAAGTCCTTCTACTGATGTAGTCcccattcttttattttgttgttttttcattattattttgattttgcagTATGTACTGACTGTAGTTCTCTGCTATTActcttttctgttccttctttctccttctctagTGATTAGTGAGAGGACTTTACAGGTAGAGAAGTAGCACTTGTCATTAACACAGCAACTACATGAAAAACAACATGttaaacaagaaaggaaaagctatCTTATTCACTAGACAAAAAACCTTGAGCATTCATAACATGATGAACAAGTTGTGCCATGAGGAATTTCATCTCCTGTTGCAAAATCCATGCTAGAGAAAGGCCTTCTCTAGACTTCTGCCTTACTGCTGTACCCACTTCAGCTTAATCCCATGTAAGTAAAGAGCAGAGCTAAAGTCAGGATTCTTCTTTCAGAGGGCTCATTTATCCCAGGAAAGCAAGCTAAAGATTCAGAGGCTTCAGCCTGAAATTCTCCTACAACAGccttgtctctctctctcccctcatcTACTCATTTTTCCTCTCAACTCTGATCCTTGGGAAAATAGTACCTGACTAAGGCTGTTGAGGAATTAGGGCTCCATTGAACTCCCAGGGTGCAAAAGTCAGGAAAtcagcagtggcagtgcagcCCTTCTTGCCGAGGCCTGCCAAGTAACACCAGTGAGGAGCCACTGCATTCCAGAAAGGGAGCATGGGGAATTGGGCATACAGGGAGTGTAGATACATGCTGATACACTGGTATGATACTAGACAGGGCTCCTGGCCTGTGGAACATCCCAGATTGTGAGAGGGCATGAAAGAGAGGGCTCTTAATTTTTAACCATCCACATCACAATTCATTTTACAATGATTAAATGGATATCAGTGACTGCTATTTTGAGATCATCCCTGATTAGCACCTTTTACAAAGCTCTATTTTCTCACTCTTCATCTGCAGAATTGGGTGGGGTCAAAGCACTGATTCAATTCTATTTTTGAAAAGGTAAAACATCAGGCCATAATCACTACTTGTGATGGATGTATTGGGATGAAACTGCAGCCACTCTATTTGAAGGAaagttttcctctgctgtccttGTGTAGCTGCCAGGGTTGACAAATCTGATTCAACCTGCTGCTAGGAGAGAGTCTGTATGTGGTGCTTATCATGCTTACAGCAGAACTGCAACTCTGTGGCAACAGAGATAGCTCTGTGGAACAAGGTATCAGAGGCTCTCAAATCCAGAAAGCTGCGTTCAAATTGCCAGtccaaaacacaggagaagagtTGGCAGATAGTTAAACATTCCTCCTACCTTTGAGGATGTAATTATGTCCTGTTGAGGCCACAATTTAGTTGCAACTTCATGCTGGAGATGATGTGTACTAAGCCATGccaaagaagaaatagaaatgtgGTCTCACACCTGCAGTGCCTCCTTGGTGTACATGGCTACACGCCCAACAGCTCCTGAAATCTTCCTTCCTGGCTCTACCATATCCAGCCCCCAGAAAGCTTCAGATTATGTTTCCTCGGTACACAGCAATATTCTCATGGAAAATATGGTCTCTACTGTAGATCTGAAGAATAATATTCCTTACTGTTTTATGATGCAATGTCACTTACCCTTCTTGCAACACAAAAATTCTCTCTTCCTATGGCAGGACCCTCCTGATGCCAAGCATCCTCTTTCTGTAAAAGTTGTGGATTCCGTCCGAGGAAGTCCAGCTTCAAATGTTGCAGTTAAATTATATAAAGGAGCTGCAGATGGATCTTGGGAACTGTTAAATTCACAGTAAGTCACACTAAAATAATGAGTGAAAGATGGGAAAGACAATGGGAAGAGGCCAAATAGTTGAAAGAGCAGTTCCATATTCTCTAAAGTGAGATGTCTGTTTTGCTCAGAGGAAAGATAACATACAATTGAATTTACTTGCTGCAGACTGTCTTCTAAATGTACTGCAGTTTCAACTACAAAAATGGGTTTATAGTGCTTTATAAATCTTATGAACacaagaaagtattttaaactaTCCTTTAATTCAGTCATCACTTCTCTTTAATTTCGTTGCAAAGGTCTATATTACCTTAAAGTACACAGCAATGAACTGCTGCATTGTTACCAGAAATATCAGATAGTCCCTTACATTTTGAAACCAAGACTCTAGTTTAGAATCACACCTTTATTGGCCACTTCTAAATGGATTTTCATTTCTTACAACAccacagttttaaaaagaaactggtTTGAACATATGCCACATCATATTTTATAACCTTCTTTACCCCAAGATAAAGGATTTAgccaaaaggagaaaatttggGGGATAAATCTTTCTCACCTTCTCCCTCTCAGAGAAGCTATCACGcctcaaataataaaaaagaatctccagatatataaatattgactttatatatataaatataaagtcTTTTGAAACAATATAATTATAGAATTTAAGATGAAGATGACTTTTTTAAATTGCCCCCTATTTTAGTAAATATTaacacttaaaaacaaaaacaaaagcaatttttgctTAAAGTATAGCCTgaaattaaattggaaaaaTTCTTAGGGGATACACTGAATGAGCATTCCTTATTCACCAAGCAATATTCCACTTCCACACTAAGCTGCTCATGATAGTTGCAAAGTTTCACCTGAGACCTTTCCAGGTATGTTAACAGTCTATTACACCTTGAAAAAATAGTGAGAAAGGGCTCTCAAGGGCTAAAGCTGGCCTAGCACATGAACTTCAACAGTGGAATCCCAGACTCGGATGCATTTCTATGAATTTCTGCAGAAACTGCTCAAATGCTTCTTTGGTGTCACAGAGCAGTGGGTGGGCACAAGCAACACTGCTCTCATGTGTCCTTGAAAAATATAGGTACAGTGAAGGCCATACATACTTGTACAACGTGGGGAAAACAATCTATTCATGTTGTCCTGCTTAAATTGCCTCACTCCCTCAAGTGAGAAGACAATTTCACACGTATTCTATCACTGTAAACGCGTGAAATTTTCCAGTAAGAGTGTTCAGCTCACTTATCTTCATTTCTGAGCTTAGAGACTCTATATAAAGATACTCATAACAGCTGGATGTTGATTGAAGTCTCAAAAACACATTTAACATTTGAAACAAGCAGTAAAGTAACCAGTTAATTGTCCTGTAACAAAATCAAAGATTTTGTTCccaatcaaagatgcacttTATATTATCTGAAAAAGTTTAGTGGAGAAGTGACCAGTTATCTAGCAATGATCAGTCTatgacaaagggaaaaaaagagacaaatgaACAGATATAAATCTTCTGATAACTGACTACGGAGCATCTTCTAAGGTATAAATGGTATTccatactttcttttttaagctaCATGAAAAAACCAATCTTTAGTATTGTACTGCACAAtgacattatttttctctgcatgcaatttgaataaaatatgtTCTGAAAAAATTTGGCAACTATAACAAAAGACAGTGGTCTTTACATACCAAAATcaggcactggcagctctgTTATTTGTGAATAAAAAACCTAATAAAAAACCTCCTAGCATTACAAAACTTATTTCACAGAAAGGTGCTTCAAAAAAAGAACATGTCTGAGAGACAGCATTCAATATTGCCTCTGGACTCCTAGATGGGCTGGTCTTCAAAGATGTATGGTATAATACCATTATTAGGGCTTTAGATAACACTGATAGTATCttcaaatcaaacaaaactGCCTGTTTGTTGAGGCCAATACAAACCACAAGGAATTCCATGAGGCTTCACTGCTAGCTGACCTACGGTCATTTCAAATAGCAGAACTCAAATTTCTAATAGCCAACTGTGAACAATATTTATACTGATAAAACAACTCAATGcatttaaataagaaagaaaaccatGGAAAAATCAGGACATTGACCCTACTTAGCTGCACAGTGAGTGCATCATAGAGCTTCCACGTTGCTTACAGCAGTGGTGAAGTTTTCCCTCTGAGTGGGTTCATTTAATTGAACTCCAAGACTCTGCCAAGAGTCTATGAACAATAATGCCAGTTTTTGGCTCGCCACCAAACCATGCAGAGTTAATGAGATGGCAGGCAGCCATCTGCTGTGGTCACTGTGGAAGTAGCAAATGTCAAGATAAGCTCTGAGGCATCCATAATACAGATGGACAGAAGCCATTCCAGATCAATAGAAGTATTCATCCTATTACTTAAGCCACACACCACTCAAGTTCAATTGCtaaaaaatgcatctttctCAGGCTTTTAACCAAACTATAAACGTGTGTTCTTCTACCATTACACAGACAAACCAATGAAAAAGGAGGTCTCCCAGAGCTTACAACGAAAGAACAATTTGTAGCAGGGTTATACAAGCTTGAGCTTGATACAGCCTCTTACTGGAAGAGTCTGGGCTTGAATCCCTTCCACCAACATGCTGATGTGAgtattccttttttcctctactTCAGTTGCAAAGAATAAAGATACTTAATATGTGTGGACTTCAGTTACTAACTGCGAATGTTgaactttattttcagttgaaaatatttccacatAAACACTTTAAATCCACAGTCTCAAAGCAGTGTAGGAACACAGTCATAACAGAACCTAATTACTAGCTCCCCCACAAGTCTCAAAGCTCCTCAATGCATTATTTATGGAGAGGTTTTCATTCCTTCTGCCTCTAATTAAACCCATAATTGTTTTTGTGATTATTCTAAGTGTTTGAGGGACAAGTGGAGTACTCTGTGAAGTCTCCTGGGAAAAGCATTGATCTTTCTTTTGGAGACAACATTTTCATGGCTACAGACAAAGTTcataatttagatttttaaagaaactaaaGTATGTACTATGTTCTGGATGCTTGGAGCCCCAGtctacaacagaaaaaaaaaaggtgcaacATGCCTCTTTCATTTGCCTGGGACAAATAAACTGGTTAGAGGACAGTGTTCCAAACCAGGTACTGCTGGATTTTGGGACTGTCTCCTTCCCCTCAACAGCATTAGTGCTTTCTTATGACCTTTCAgtagcagcagctctgtgttagTTGTTTGTTGGACTGTGATAGATCTGCTTAGCTGTTCCTTATCTCCATGAAGAAAAGGTGGCTAATGCTTGGATTAAATTCTCTCTTCCAAGAAATGAAAGATGATATTCTTATACTGGACAATAATGAAGGTTAGAAGGTTAGATAGCCTTGCCTTCTGTgggaactgaaataaaaaagggaagaagaaagatttACAGCATGTAAGTGAATTGATTGTATATCAAGATAATGGTTgactggaaattaatttaatctaCAGTGccttctttcttaaaaataagcCTCAGTAGGGAACATATTTTGCTCACTTCACTGGTTGTTTCATATGCatcttttttattaatgttgAAAGGAGCACAAGCTGTGCATCACAGAATGCTATTAAACTggctattttaaaagctgacaCCTCTCATCTCACAACACAAAATATTGTATTATGTGGAGTGAGAAATCAAAGGACAGGATGTGCTGGTCAGGGAGATGTTAATAGGACTGTGGTAAATTATTCATATGTAAGGTTATTATCATGCTGTGGCCAGATAACTAATGCAGTCTTCTCTAACTACTAGATTTTGAATCAGAACTAAAGAAACTCATTGTTTTATACTCTGGCCTAATGATAGCTAGTGCAGCACTGTTTAATTCTGTTCCTTGAAGTACAGAATATGGTAAGAGTAACAAAAGCATTCCAGCACTTGAAAGAATGAGCAAATGAgctagctttttttttttttaaataaagtaaatcAATGGGGTTCATAGAAGACCTTcataaagaaacaagaaaagaagtCTTGTTGCTATTTATGAGTACCAACAAGGAAATGCCAATTTGggtaataaataaattgaataaCGTCTTAAATAATGTGACATTTATACttttaataaaagatatttaaCCAGCAGAAAAACTGTGTGTTACAAGCAGACACTTCAGAGTGAGAATACTTCTGAAGTTTCATGTGAAATTACATACAATGATCACAATGACCATCTAGGCTTTTACTTATTCTCATTTTGTCtcatatttgttttttctttttccaggtgGTGTTCACAGCTAATGATGCTGGTAATCGGCGTTACAAGATTGCTGTTGTCCTCAGTCCCTTCTCTTACTCAACCACAGCAGTAGTTAGTGAGCCAGTGGAATAAAAGCTGACATtaagcatgaaaataaataaatgaaaagaactTAGTATCTGAATGTAGCAACAGCTTTAGATTTCATAGTATATCCCTAACAGTAAGTTTTTTATTCACTTTGTAAACCTTAGGAAGAAAGTGTATTGactttgttttcaaatactCTTCTGGATAAAAgtattctgcatttctgtattgTGAGTATTGCCCTTCTGAATAAAAGTTAAGGATTTgaaaaacttcaggaaaaaatgtattgaaaTCCCACTATGGGGACTCTGAGAATAAACCAATCTTCCATGAAGTTGATAAACTAAACTTCTTCTTCCAAAGGAATTGAACAAAACACATCTGTGAAAGGTGTCTCATGAAAagcaagacagaaaatacagtCCACCACTACCATCTCCTATGTTTTGTTAATGCAGCCCATAACAGATGAAATCACATGACATTACTCACTCAGGGCCTCACACAATTATCAAGATAAACTCACCTCTCAATTCTGATTTTGGGGAGATAGAAGTGAAAGCAGGTAAAGCTGACAGCATAGTAGAACAGCATTTAAACATGCTAAGCAGGCTGCAGATacttaaaatgctttctttcctgttttccaatATATCATAACTTGTGACATTTTCAAGGACAGACCAGAAGCCTGTGTTTCAGAAAAGTATATCACTCAAATATGCTTGAAGAAGCTTATTCATGTATTTGCAGAaaattctgcaaatattttcccAAGTGAAAGTACTCCCCAGAATTACTTGCATTCCTCAAACcatcaaatattttcataaatagctgtaaaatgcaaacaaaaataaggaTAACTGATGAATCCTGAGAAAATCAGGTTCCTATTTAATGCCAGGAGAAATATGGATGAATCCTTCTATTCCCATTATAGTAATTCCTATATAGGGTGGAACCATTAGGGGATTCAACAGAAGAGCAACCCTGTATTGGAAAAGTATACAAAAAGGTTGAGTCACTTAGACTCAATAAAACCCAAAGCTGAAAGCCTGTAAAcacaaagaaagggaaaacgCCCTGCTAGCCTGAGGCTTGATCTCATCACAGCCTAACCTGATGAATTTGGACAGgtgtgtcctttttttttgctgttacttTGGGGTATTGAGCACTAGAAAAACAAGCATTTTATctagaaacaaaacacagagttAAAGTCTTTtccacagaatctcagaataaACAAACCAACACAATCTTTAGAACATTATATTTCATAAAAGACAATGATAAAAAAGTACAAACATTTtcatgaacaaaaaaaacccaaaactatgATAGTACACAGGAAATTCCCAGCATTtgtttcagtgcattttttcaTTGAGCCTATCTTACATACCtctacaaataaaataatcttaaGTACACTTCTGCTTGCTGATATGCAATGgatcctttaatttttttaaacagctggCTCATTAGTAACCCACTACAGCAATTAGTAAACATAACAATAGAAAAATAGAGTGTCAAGATCCaagaaaaaggacattttgCACTTGCTTTTCAACACACTGCCTATTTGAAAAGTTgactttatattttatattctcCTACTTAAATTTGAAGTATAGAAAATGGGCTTGAGAATATCTTAGCACATTAACCAGATTCtacttttaatatttctgtaatgTTTTTACTTGCTAATTTGCAAGAGTTTCAGAATCTTGTAAAAtacttccttcttcttctccctccaTGCTCACTCCTTGAAGACATCTCTTATTTGCCTTGTCAGCAATACAAAAGCCAATGTGATTGGCTTCTCTCTACATTTTACAAGAACCATGAAATTATCAAAAGGAATGTGCACAACTCTTAGTTCTGCATcgtatttattttgtttgaagGCACTGTCTATGTTAAAATTCACTACAGAAGAGTACTGAGTTCAGACAGGTAGTATACAAACACTATTTTGATGTAATTTAAGATGGCAACTTCTAAAACTTCCCAACAAAGTAATAAAAGGTATTTAGAGAAGAGTGTTGGTCAACAATTCATAATTTAACATCCATTATTTTGGGGCaccaaaatgcaaaatttttatGAACTCAGCTATATGTCACAATCCATTCACATAGTGGgtttaattcacatttttctaGGACCATACATGATCAATCACTTAAAGCTGTAAAGTTATATTAGTTCAGCCACAACATATGTGTAATACAGTATGTATATATGTaagtatatatacatatatatgcattagattttttaaaattgcacaTAAATTTCACAGAATGCCTAAGAAATGGGAACAAAAGCATGCTTCAGAAAATAGTACAGACCTACAATACCATAGCATGTTTCATAAATGTAGGTGTGAAATTGTAGGTACACCTGTactgaaaaccagaaatcaCTTCAAAATTACATGAGGGATTTAAAAATTTGTTCAACTGTTCTTAAAGAACTGTATTAGTCAGCTATGAAATAagactaattttattttgaagatatAATTGTTCATACAGTGTATTATCTCGGCTTTCTCCATATGCTTCAGAATGTTCTATGCACCCAGTTATGGAAAAATCTATCAGGAGGTGAGCAAACAACCACTTATGCATGCTTTTGAAGGATGTTTTCTTCACTTTATGCTTTTAGTTATTTTCATTGTATTACATCATTCCTAAAGCATATTAGATTAACTGGTAGACATTAAGGTAATTCCTGTATGGTATAAAATATCCCTTACAATTGTTCTCAACTactaaattaaataataaaatttctaCTAAATATTTGGGATGCCTACAGCTAAGCTCGTAACGTT includes:
- the LOC103827204 gene encoding transthyretin-like, coding for MAFHSAFLVFLAGLALCTEAAPLDPPDAKHPLSVKVVDSVRGSPASNVAVKLYKGAADGSWELLNSQQTNEKGGLPELTTKEQFVAGLYKLELDTASYWKSLGLNPFHQHADVVFTANDAGNRRYKIAVVLSPFSYSTTAVVSEPVE